A region of uncultured Carboxylicivirga sp. DNA encodes the following proteins:
- a CDS encoding dual specificity protein phosphatase family protein, producing the protein MIKLKDHNLYVGTKEEYQTALNKGMKIVCALNRAKGYVTHQSIVGWHGKGCDPSSPYYLFKKDEDAIYLNMIDGDDPKYVNDEMINPTLEFINEHIRQEKDVFIYCSLGESRSPSIALMYLLEHNLIEKSENTFNIFKTEYYPNYSPKNGNLLYIKRRWGI; encoded by the coding sequence ATGATAAAATTGAAAGACCACAATTTATATGTTGGTACTAAAGAAGAGTATCAAACAGCATTAAACAAAGGGATGAAAATAGTTTGTGCATTGAATAGGGCAAAAGGATATGTTACGCATCAATCTATTGTTGGTTGGCATGGAAAAGGCTGCGACCCATCTAGTCCATATTATCTATTCAAAAAGGATGAAGATGCTATCTACCTCAATATGATTGATGGTGACGACCCAAAGTATGTTAATGATGAAATGATAAATCCTACATTAGAATTTATTAATGAACATATTAGGCAAGAAAAAGATGTTTTTATCTATTGCAGCCTAGGCGAATCCAGAAGTCCTTCTATCGCTTTAATGTATCTGCTAGAGCATAATTTGATTGAAAAAAGCGAAAACACTTTCAATATTTTCAAAACTGAATATTATCCAAACTATTCTCCTAAAAACGGGAATTTATTATATATAAAAAGACGATGGGGAATTTAA